ATTTTCAAAGTATAGTTTTGTACATTTTGACAGCTGCTGTACTTTCTGTTTTAGGCCGTCCATTCGTGAATTTTTTCCTTAAGTTGAAGGTTAAAAACAGACAAATGCCCCGAAGTATTGCCGCTTTGTTAGCAATGCTGATTTTGGGAATAATTACTGCTGCAGCAGTAAGTATTTTTATACCAATTGTAAATTCAGAGGTAGAAGCCATTTCCAAAATTGATGTTAAGGAAGTGGCAGAGAATTTCAAAGAACCAATTAATAAAATAGAAAATGTATTGAACAGTTATGGGTTTTTGGGAGATGAGAAAATATCCCTTTATAAGTATTTTCAGAACCGCCTTAATGAGTTGGTTAATTTCGGAAACATTACATCAATAGCTAATTCGTTTTTCTCTGTTTTAGGAAATTTATTCATCGCCTATTTTTCCATTTTATTTATACTCTTTTTCTTTTTGCGCGACCCTGAAATCCTATCAGGATCATTAAGGGTTTTGCTTTCTGATGAGCATGAGGAAAAAGTAAGAAAGGTATATTACAATGTGAAGGGCTTATTAAAGCGCTATTTGCTTGGGATTTTATTGCAGCTTAGTATTATTGCTGTTTACCTGAGTGTTATGCTGCATTTTGTTGGTTTAAAAAATGCCATTCTAATTGGTGTATTTGCAGCACTTTTTAATATAATTCCATATATTGGTCCTTTTATAGGCGCTACTGTAGGTCTCTTACTTGGGCTTGTAACAAGTCTCCACCTCGATATTGTAGTGGAATTGCTCCCGCTTGGTCTTAAAATTATGGCTGTTTTCGCCTCGGCTCAATTGATCGATAATTTTATTTTACAGCCCTTTATATTTTCTACCAGTGTTAAGGCGCATCCTCTGGAAGTGTTTCTTGTAGTGCTTTGTGCTGCGAGCGTTGGGGGGATATTGGCAATGATTGTCGCAATTCCGGTTTATACGGTAGTTAGAGTTGGAGCGAAAGAGTTTTTGAGTGAGTTTGAATTTGTTAAAAGCCTCACCCGGGATATTTAGATTTGATTTGAAAAATTTCCTTTAAATAGGAAACAACCTCGGGGCAAGCCCACGAGGCATTTATTTGAAAAAAAATACTTTTGATTACGAGGCAAGCCTCGGAGCACCCGCCTGCTTAGTCGGGCAGGTTTAAATCTCGATTATCGAGTAAAGTATAGAATACTTAAAAGTTAATGAAAACATTTTATCTACTGTGCTTTTGCCTGCTTGCCAATATATCCTTGCTTCATTCAGCCAGGATAGTTTCAGGACCAATACCTTATCATTTTACCCACCAGATGCTCAGTTTTGGTTTTCTGCTTGAGCATACAGATTCACTAAGGGTAGATTTAATTGATCCTCTGGAAAATACAAGACAATCAAAAATCATTAAAACAGCTGATTTTCCAACTTATAAAAATCACACGCCTGTTAAATTCATATTTGAAGGCTTAAAAGCAAATTATACTTATAAAATTGAAGTGCGGCTCAATGCAAAAAAGGTGCGTCAGCTTAAAAGCGAACTCAAAACCGCACCTCTGCCCGGAAACAAAGATTTCAGTTTTATGCTCGGATCTTGTGCTTATACGCCTCCAAAAACCTTAAAATGGATGCATCCCGGTATAGAAGAGCGCATTTACCCTAATATGATTGAAAAAGAGACAGATTTCATGCTTTGGATGGGAGATTACCTCTATTATTTCAAAAAGCATTTCAAATCATTTGATGGTATGATGCGCAGGCATGTTTTTAAAAGGAAAAATGAAAAGCTTAATAAATTCCTGATGTCGCGACCGCAATACGCTGCATGGGATGATCATGATTATGGCCCCAATAATTCAGACATGCATTTTCCTCAAAAAGACGCTGCACTTGAAATGTGGAAATTTTACTGGAACAATCCCGCATACGGACTGGATAGCGTGCCGGGTTGCTTTTTTGATTTCAGCTACCAGGATTGTGATTTCTTTATGTTGGACAATCGCTTTTACAGAACAGAAGAATCAGATACCGGAGCCATGCTTGGAGAAGGTCAAATGAACTGGTTGATGCAAAAGCTCAAAAATTCGCAGGCTACTTTCAAATTTATTATGGCCGGCAGCCAGGTTTTTAATGAAATCACGAAAGAGGAATGTTTTTGCAAATACACTCAGGAAAGGGAGCAACTCCTTGATTTTATCAATAAAGAGAAAATTAGCGGTATTATCTGGTTGAGTGGTGACCGACATCACAGCAGTTTGTTTAAAGTAGAGGATATTGCAGCCTATTCTTACTATGAATACACTTGTTCTGCTATTACTACATTTCGCAGTAAACTCAAGCGAAGCAATGAATACATTAATCCTGTGCGCGTGGAAGGCACTTTGGTTCAGCAACAAAATTTCGGAATCATCAATATCAGTGGCCCTGCTGATGATCGTAAATGTTTGATAGAAACTTTTGACAATCGTGGCAAACTGATTTGGGATTACAGTATTTCGGCAAATGAACTGAAATAAAATTATAATTTGGCCAATTTTATTTTGTAAATTCAGGTACTTGTAAACCTAAAAATGAGAGCTTTATGCGTGTTATAATATTTTTATTTTGCTTGTTTTTTGCTTTCCCCTCTTGCAAAAAGGAAAATCCGGAAGTGCAGCGTGACAATGAAAAAGAAATTGATCAAATAAAATACCCGCCTGCTGAAGCCATGAAAATGCTCTTGAATGGCAGCAATGAATTTGGTATGCGCTTGTTCAAGGAAATCCACAAGCAGGAAGACAAAGCTGAGAATGTATTCGTTTCACCAGTGAGCGTGAGTATGGCGCTGGGCATGACATTGAATGGAGCAAGCGGAGCTACCGCCAATGATATGCGGACTACTTTGGATTTTTCAAATATTTCACAACAGAATATCAATTTGACTTACCGTGCTTTGTTGAATGATTTGCCTGCAATTGACCCACAGGTGACCGTGCAAATAGCAAATTCCATTTGGTCAAATGAGCAGTTTGATATTCTGCAGACTTTTATTGATACCAATCGCTACTATTTTAATGCAGAAGTAGCTGCCCTGGATTTTTCCGACCCCGCAAGCAAAGATGAGATCAACCAGTGGGTAAGCGATGCCACCAATGGCAAGACCAAGGAATTATTGGATGAAGTGCGCAATGATCATCTGATGTTTCTGGTGAATGCCGTGTATTTTCTGGCCGACTGGAAATACAAATTCGACCCGAACAATACATCGCCCGGCAACTTTCAATTGCTCAATGGCAGCAATGTGCAGGTTGATATGATGAACAGCCCGGATATACCTTTTGAATATTATTCCAATGGCTCAATGGAGCTGATTAATTTGCCCTATGGCAATGGTCAGTACAATTTCACGGCAATACTGCCACCATCTACAGCCGATCTGGATAATTTCATTGCTTCGCTCAATTCTGGCGATATGTTGCAATGGATCAGTCAGGCAGATACCAATCACGGGATGCATTTGAAAATGCCAAAATTTGAACTTGAATATGAGATCAAGTTGAAAAATGTGCTTAGCGCCATGGGGATGGAAATTGCTTTTTCTGACAATGCTGATTTTTCGAAAATGGCTGAGAACCTGCGCCTGTCAATAGACCAGGTTGCGCACAAAACATATATCAAACTCGATGAAGAAGGTACTGAAGCTGCTGCAGCTACTTCGGTGGGTGTCGTTGTCACCTCACTGCCGCCTACTTTCAGCCTTGATCGGCCTTTTGTTTATCTCATCCATGAAAAGGAAACCAATGCTCTACTCTTTATCGGTAAAATGATGAATCCCGGATAGTATAAGTTCTTTGTAGTTTATGAGTCAGAAAGCTTGGATCACAACAACAATAAAAAACCGGTAAGCAGAATCTATCCACTTACCGGTTTTTTAACCACCACAGTTTTGTTTTAGATGATCAGCATGGCATCGCCATAGCTGTAAAATTTGTATTTCTCTTTAATTGCAATTTTGTACGCTTCCAAAATAAGATCATAACCACCAAAAGCAGCTACCATGATCATCAGGCTCGAGCGTGGAATATGAAAATTTGTGATCATTGAATTGGCTATATGGAAATCATAGGGCGGATGAATAAACAGGTTTGTCCAGCCTTCTGTGGTTTTTAACAGGTTTTCAGCTGAAACCGCAGATTCCATAGAGCGCATACTTGTAGTTCCTACGGCACAAACTCTTTTGTTTTTCAGCTTAGCTTTATTTACTGCATTTGCAGATTCTTCAGTAATTCTGAAAAACTCAGCATCCATTTTGTGCTTGGAAAGGTCTTCCACATCAATATTCCTGAAAGTGCCCAGGCCAATATGCAGTGTGAGTTCTGTTAAATCAATACCTTTGATTTCCATGCGCTTCATCAGTTCAGGACTGAAATGCAAGCCGGCAGTAGGGGCAGCCACAGCACCTTCTTCTTTGGCATAGATGGTTTGATAGCGCTCAATGTCCAGTTCTTCAGGCTCGCGCTTGATATATTTTGGCAAAGGCGTAGAACCCAGGCTGAATAAAATTCTTTTGAATTCACTCAATTCACCATCGTAAAGAAAACGAATGGTACGGCCTCTTGAAGTGGTATTGTCCACTACTTCAGCAACTAAAATATCGTTTTCACCGAAATACAATTTATTGCCCACACGGATTTTTCTGGCAGGATCTACCAGTACATCCCACAATTTCAATTCGGCATTCAGTTCGCGAAGCAGAAATACTTCGATTTTAGCTCCGGTTTTTTCTTTTCTTCCGTAAAGTCGGGCGGGAAATACTTTGGTATTGTTAAAAACAAGTACATCATCTTCATCAAAATAATTGATGACATCTTTAAATACTTTGTGCTCTATCGTCCCTTTGGCACGGTCTACAACCATTAAGCGGCTTTCGTCCCGGTTATCAGAGGGGTATTCTGCTAATAATTCTTTAGGTAATTCATAATCAAACTGTGACAGCTTCATAAATCTATTGGATTATTTGAGCCTGCAAAAATAAGAATAATTCGGGCATAAACCTCAAATTGAATTACCTTTGTTTAGATTCATGCGCATATTTTTAAAACTCACACGTGAAAGCATCCTGATCGCCTTTCAGGAGATCGCAAATAACAGGCTCAGAGCCTTTCTCTCTCTGTTGGGAATAAGTATTGGTATTTTTTGTATCATTTCAGTTTACACGTCAGTAGATTCTTTGGAGAAAAATGTAAGAAACAGTTTTCAAAAACTGGGCAACGATGTGGTGTATATCCAAAAATTTCCCTGGACAGACGATTCGCGGATGAGCTGGTGGAAATTTTACAGGCGGCCAAGTGCCACATACAATGAATTCCAATTTCTAAAGGAAAACATGCAAACAGCCGAAGGTGTATCTATAATGATGATGCTCGGCAGCAAAACCATAAAATACCGCAATGAAAGCACTGAAAATACGCCTGTTACAGGAGCTACATTCGATTATAAACTCATTCGCGATTTTGAGTTTGAGCAGGGACGGTATTTTTCCTATTCTGAAATGCAGCGCGGACAGGCCGTAGCTATTATTGGCCATCAATTGGCAGAATTACTTTTTCCAAATCCTGAATTTGTAATTGGCAAAAAGATTCGCCTTATGAACCGCGATATAGAAGTGATAGGTGTATTGAAAAAAGAAGGGGAGGATATTGTAGGTTTCAGCTCTGATGATCGCATTTTTGTGCCTTATAATTATTTAAAAACACTTGTGAATACCCGTTCTGGTTCTGTCGATCCATTTATAGCAATAAAATCCAAACCAGAACACAGCCTGATGATGATGCAGGATGAAGCGCGAGGATTATTGCGCAGCTACAGAAAACTCAAGCCCAAAGAAGAAGACAATTTTGCTATGAACAAGCTCAGTATTATTTCCGGTGCGTTGAATATGGTTTTTGGTGTGATCAATATTGCAGGAGCAGTTATTGGGCTGTTTGCCATCCTGGTGGGCGGATTTGGAGTGGCCAATATTATGTTTGTAAGTGTAAGGGAAAGAACAGGAATTATAGGCATCAAAAAAGCACTGGGGGCAAAGAAAATTTATATCCTTATTGAATTTTTGGTTGAGGCAATTGTGCTTTGCCTGCTTGGCGGGATGTTGGGTTTATTGCTGGTTTATATTGAGTCATTTCTGCTCGAATACCTTGTCTTGAAATACAAAGGCATGCAATTCGCTTTTGATCTTTCGATGAAAAATATTTTAAGGGGGATGTTGTTCTCTGTTGGAATAGGAGTGGTAGCAGGGTTTATACCAGCATTGAGTGCAGCGCGAATGAAACCGGTTGATGCCATTCGGTATAAGTGATTATAGTTGACTGGTTGATTAGTGAAAGAGTGGACTATCTACACTAGCGTGCATTTGCAGCTTAGCATTTGCTTAGTGAATGCGTGTTTACCCCATTGCCACACTTCTAACTTTATAAAATAAAATTTAAATGTATGTACCGCTATATTTTATTGGGAAGTCTATTCATTATAGCTTCCTTTTTTGCCTGTAAAAAGGAGAAATACGATAACATTGGCCTTCATAGCAAAAGCGATTTTGGTGACAATCCCGGTAATTTGGAAATGTACTACTACGAACCAGAAAACCATCTTACAGGAATGCCGCTATTGGTGGTTTTGCATGGTTGTTCACAGAATGCAGCGGATATTGCTGAACTAACAGAATGGAATAAACTGGCTGATAGTCATGGTTTTTATGTGCTTTATCCTGAGCAGAAAACCATCAATAATACGACCAGCTGTTTCAACTGGTTTTTGGAAAAAGATCAGGAAAGAGGTAAAGGTGAAGCCAAATCCATTCGCAATATGATTGTGCAATTGCAAAAGGATAAAAACCTGCATTCCAATCGAACCTTCGTAACGGGAGTTTCAGCAGGCGGAGCGATGA
Above is a genomic segment from Chitinophagales bacterium containing:
- a CDS encoding AI-2E family transporter; this translates as FQSIVLYILTAAVLSVLGRPFVNFFLKLKVKNRQMPRSIAALLAMLILGIITAAAVSIFIPIVNSEVEAISKIDVKEVAENFKEPINKIENVLNSYGFLGDEKISLYKYFQNRLNELVNFGNITSIANSFFSVLGNLFIAYFSILFILFFFLRDPEILSGSLRVLLSDEHEEKVRKVYYNVKGLLKRYLLGILLQLSIIAVYLSVMLHFVGLKNAILIGVFAALFNIIPYIGPFIGATVGLLLGLVTSLHLDIVVELLPLGLKIMAVFASAQLIDNFILQPFIFSTSVKAHPLEVFLVVLCAASVGGILAMIVAIPVYTVVRVGAKEFLSEFEFVKSLTRDI
- a CDS encoding alkaline phosphatase D family protein, yielding MKTFYLLCFCLLANISLLHSARIVSGPIPYHFTHQMLSFGFLLEHTDSLRVDLIDPLENTRQSKIIKTADFPTYKNHTPVKFIFEGLKANYTYKIEVRLNAKKVRQLKSELKTAPLPGNKDFSFMLGSCAYTPPKTLKWMHPGIEERIYPNMIEKETDFMLWMGDYLYYFKKHFKSFDGMMRRHVFKRKNEKLNKFLMSRPQYAAWDDHDYGPNNSDMHFPQKDAALEMWKFYWNNPAYGLDSVPGCFFDFSYQDCDFFMLDNRFYRTEESDTGAMLGEGQMNWLMQKLKNSQATFKFIMAGSQVFNEITKEECFCKYTQEREQLLDFINKEKISGIIWLSGDRHHSSLFKVEDIAAYSYYEYTCSAITTFRSKLKRSNEYINPVRVEGTLVQQQNFGIINISGPADDRKCLIETFDNRGKLIWDYSISANELK
- a CDS encoding serpin family protein — encoded protein: MRVIIFLFCLFFAFPSCKKENPEVQRDNEKEIDQIKYPPAEAMKMLLNGSNEFGMRLFKEIHKQEDKAENVFVSPVSVSMALGMTLNGASGATANDMRTTLDFSNISQQNINLTYRALLNDLPAIDPQVTVQIANSIWSNEQFDILQTFIDTNRYYFNAEVAALDFSDPASKDEINQWVSDATNGKTKELLDEVRNDHLMFLVNAVYFLADWKYKFDPNNTSPGNFQLLNGSNVQVDMMNSPDIPFEYYSNGSMELINLPYGNGQYNFTAILPPSTADLDNFIASLNSGDMLQWISQADTNHGMHLKMPKFELEYEIKLKNVLSAMGMEIAFSDNADFSKMAENLRLSIDQVAHKTYIKLDEEGTEAAAATSVGVVVTSLPPTFSLDRPFVYLIHEKETNALLFIGKMMNPG
- the queA gene encoding tRNA preQ1(34) S-adenosylmethionine ribosyltransferase-isomerase QueA, whose product is MKLSQFDYELPKELLAEYPSDNRDESRLMVVDRAKGTIEHKVFKDVINYFDEDDVLVFNNTKVFPARLYGRKEKTGAKIEVFLLRELNAELKLWDVLVDPARKIRVGNKLYFGENDILVAEVVDNTTSRGRTIRFLYDGELSEFKRILFSLGSTPLPKYIKREPEELDIERYQTIYAKEEGAVAAPTAGLHFSPELMKRMEIKGIDLTELTLHIGLGTFRNIDVEDLSKHKMDAEFFRITEESANAVNKAKLKNKRVCAVGTTSMRSMESAVSAENLLKTTEGWTNLFIHPPYDFHIANSMITNFHIPRSSLMIMVAAFGGYDLILEAYKIAIKEKYKFYSYGDAMLII
- a CDS encoding ABC transporter permease encodes the protein MRIFLKLTRESILIAFQEIANNRLRAFLSLLGISIGIFCIISVYTSVDSLEKNVRNSFQKLGNDVVYIQKFPWTDDSRMSWWKFYRRPSATYNEFQFLKENMQTAEGVSIMMMLGSKTIKYRNESTENTPVTGATFDYKLIRDFEFEQGRYFSYSEMQRGQAVAIIGHQLAELLFPNPEFVIGKKIRLMNRDIEVIGVLKKEGEDIVGFSSDDRIFVPYNYLKTLVNTRSGSVDPFIAIKSKPEHSLMMMQDEARGLLRSYRKLKPKEEDNFAMNKLSIISGALNMVFGVINIAGAVIGLFAILVGGFGVANIMFVSVRERTGIIGIKKALGAKKIYILIEFLVEAIVLCLLGGMLGLLLVYIESFLLEYLVLKYKGMQFAFDLSMKNILRGMLFSVGIGVVAGFIPALSAARMKPVDAIRYK